A section of the Deinococcus sp. KNUC1210 genome encodes:
- the recA gene encoding recombinase RecA produces MGKDDKNTKSISIAGNASDRTKALDTAMSQIEKQFGKGAIMKLGADTRLDIHAISTGSLSLDLALGIGGIAKGRITEIYGPESGGKTTLSLAIIAQCQKAGGTAAFIDAEHALDPVYARALGVNTDELLVSQPDNGEQALEIMELLVRSGAVDIVVVDSVAALTPRAEIEGDMGDSLPGLQARLMSQALRKLAGVLSKTDTAAIFINQVREKIGVMYGNPETTTGGKALKFYATMRLDVRKIGQPTKVGNESVANTVKIKVIKNKVAPPFKEVELTLTYGTGFDQLSDLVTLASDFDIVKKAGSFYSYGDERIGQGKEKAIAYIKERPELEQELREKVTLHILSNQGAVAAATVGEPALDAAVN; encoded by the coding sequence ATGGGCAAAGACGATAAGAACACCAAGAGCATCAGCATCGCCGGCAACGCCAGCGACAGAACCAAAGCACTGGACACTGCCATGAGCCAGATCGAAAAACAGTTCGGCAAGGGCGCCATCATGAAGCTCGGGGCCGACACCCGGCTCGACATTCACGCCATCAGTACCGGCAGTCTGAGCCTCGACCTGGCGCTGGGCATCGGTGGGATCGCCAAGGGCCGCATCACCGAGATCTACGGCCCCGAGTCAGGCGGTAAAACCACCCTGTCGCTGGCCATCATCGCGCAGTGCCAGAAGGCGGGCGGCACGGCGGCTTTCATCGACGCCGAGCATGCCCTCGACCCGGTCTATGCACGCGCCCTGGGTGTGAATACCGACGAGTTGCTGGTGTCACAGCCGGACAACGGTGAGCAGGCACTGGAGATCATGGAACTGCTCGTTCGCTCAGGAGCGGTCGACATCGTGGTGGTCGACAGCGTAGCTGCTCTGACACCGCGTGCGGAAATCGAGGGGGACATGGGTGACAGCCTGCCGGGCTTGCAGGCCCGCCTGATGTCTCAAGCGCTGCGGAAACTGGCAGGTGTGCTGAGCAAGACGGACACTGCCGCGATCTTCATCAACCAGGTGCGCGAGAAGATCGGCGTCATGTATGGCAATCCTGAAACCACCACTGGCGGCAAGGCACTGAAGTTCTATGCCACCATGCGCTTGGACGTCCGGAAGATCGGGCAGCCCACCAAGGTCGGGAACGAGTCCGTCGCGAACACCGTGAAAATCAAGGTGATCAAGAACAAGGTAGCGCCGCCCTTCAAAGAGGTCGAACTCACCCTCACCTACGGGACCGGGTTTGATCAGCTGTCCGACCTGGTGACCCTCGCAAGCGACTTCGACATCGTCAAGAAGGCGGGATCGTTTTACAGTTACGGGGACGAGCGTATCGGGCAGGGCAAGGAAAAGGCGATCGCGTACATCAAGGAGCGCCCGGAGCTCGAGCAGGAGCTGCGCGAGAAGGTCACGCTGCACATCCTCAGCAATCAGGGAGCAGTTGCCGCCGCAACCGTCGGTGAGCCGGCGCTGGACGCCGCCGTCAACTGA
- a CDS encoding MarR family winged helix-turn-helix transcriptional regulator yields MSITLREEIQQQQAFRSLEQEASLNLYRTVQMLAERTDQFFQEYGLTSTQYNVLRILRGAGDAGLGRNEIRDRLVGRMPDVTRLLDRMEEARLVRRVRSTSDRRCVPTVLTEQGRTLVDSLDAPVAELENGQFGHLTTGQLHSLIETLTQIRARLLPL; encoded by the coding sequence ATGAGTATTACGCTCCGGGAGGAGATTCAGCAGCAACAGGCCTTTCGGAGCCTTGAGCAGGAAGCCAGCCTTAACCTGTACCGGACCGTTCAGATGCTCGCCGAGCGCACCGATCAGTTCTTTCAAGAGTACGGGCTGACTTCCACGCAGTACAACGTCCTGCGGATCCTGCGCGGGGCGGGCGATGCGGGCCTGGGACGCAACGAGATCCGTGACCGTCTGGTGGGCCGCATGCCCGACGTGACTCGCCTGCTCGACCGGATGGAAGAGGCGAGGCTGGTTCGCCGTGTGCGCAGCACGTCCGACCGAAGGTGCGTTCCGACAGTCCTCACCGAGCAGGGCAGGACGCTGGTGGACTCGCTGGACGCGCCGGTGGCCGAGCTTGAAAACGGCCAGTTCGGCCACCTCACCACCGGTCAACTGCACTCGCTGATCGAAACGCTGACCCAGATTCGCGCTCGATTGCTCCCTCTGTAG
- a CDS encoding RNA-guided endonuclease InsQ/TnpB family protein — MTVSAKLKLRHNAEQKAALDAVTLAYRDALNFASEKAFEMDKTSSQPKLHKEAYSVIRERFGLGSQLACTVEKQVAATYKTQWTKLKQNIKAREAGHTKRRYKGLDTAPKFVSRTLEYQYGRDYSWKEGQNVSVGTLTGRLVLEYEGYQKHLDLIAQGCKVGAAKLSYQRSKKQYFLIVALNIELPDPQPVDHPTVVGVDVGQRYHFVAQSSTGSTLFQAGGRARQIKDRFARARRTLQRKGTRSATRRLVSLSGRERRFIANWNHSLSKELLTRFPKSLIGLEDLTNIRDRTEGRSKSKASRKAKASKRRRSQWSFQELQAFLSYKAPLMGCMAVKVHANHTSQCCPKCGHCSKGNRPNAGLMMVCEVCRHQVHADLAAARNISLRTLLVRQDWMSTGALSMRPDVSYNEVKAVYSELSWSTDRSLRLESRVIDQQPYRAPQPFHPGIEGVDSAHRLHGS, encoded by the coding sequence TTGACCGTCAGCGCCAAGCTGAAGTTGAGGCACAACGCGGAACAAAAAGCCGCCTTGGATGCCGTGACCTTGGCTTACCGTGATGCGCTTAATTTCGCCTCCGAAAAGGCGTTTGAGATGGATAAAACCAGTTCCCAACCCAAGTTGCACAAGGAAGCCTACTCGGTCATCCGTGAGCGATTCGGTTTGGGGTCTCAACTGGCCTGCACGGTGGAAAAACAGGTGGCGGCAACCTACAAAACCCAGTGGACGAAACTCAAGCAGAACATCAAAGCCAGGGAAGCGGGGCATACCAAGCGCCGTTACAAGGGGCTGGACACTGCGCCGAAGTTCGTCTCCCGCACACTGGAGTACCAGTACGGACGGGATTACTCGTGGAAAGAGGGTCAGAACGTCAGCGTTGGTACGCTGACTGGACGGCTCGTTCTTGAGTATGAGGGGTATCAGAAACATCTTGACCTGATTGCTCAGGGTTGCAAGGTTGGAGCCGCAAAACTGTCTTACCAGCGCAGCAAAAAGCAATACTTCCTGATTGTGGCGCTGAACATTGAGCTTCCAGACCCTCAACCTGTTGACCACCCTACGGTCGTCGGCGTGGACGTGGGACAGCGGTATCACTTCGTTGCCCAAAGTAGTACGGGGAGCACACTGTTTCAGGCGGGGGGCCGCGCCCGCCAGATAAAAGACCGGTTTGCTCGTGCAAGACGTACCCTCCAGCGCAAAGGTACCCGTTCCGCTACTCGCCGTTTGGTGAGCTTGTCGGGAAGGGAAAGACGGTTTATTGCGAACTGGAACCACTCGCTGTCTAAAGAACTGTTGACCCGTTTCCCCAAGTCTTTGATAGGGCTTGAGGATTTGACCAATATCAGAGATCGCACGGAAGGCCGCAGCAAGTCCAAAGCCAGCCGAAAAGCGAAGGCGTCTAAACGTCGCCGGAGTCAATGGAGCTTTCAGGAGTTGCAAGCCTTCCTGAGCTACAAAGCGCCTCTGATGGGCTGCATGGCCGTCAAAGTCCACGCCAATCACACGTCTCAGTGTTGTCCGAAGTGCGGTCACTGCTCCAAAGGGAACAGGCCGAACGCGGGACTGATGATGGTTTGTGAAGTGTGTAGGCATCAGGTACATGCAGACCTTGCAGCAGCGAGAAATATCAGCTTGAGAACGCTACTTGTCCGGCAGGACTGGATGAGTACGGGTGCTTTGTCAATGCGCCCTGATGTGTCGTACAACGAAGTCAAAGCCGTTTACTCGGAACTGAGCTGGAGTACAGACAGAAGCCTGCGACTTGAGTCGCGGGTTATTGACCAACAACCGTACCGTGCACCTCAACCATTCCACCCAGGGATTGAAGGCGTTGATTCAGCCCACAGGCTTCACGGTTCGTAG
- a CDS encoding VOC family protein — translation MQLPVTVPYLSLPADHIGLNPPHHVAPENIQLGLVSLQVADLDRSLDFYTRVIGFAVHQRGDQDGRRHASLGVEGGPALLALSEKPGVRPAPHRGRLGIYHFAVLLPSQADLGRFIRHALAQGAHVGQSDHHFSEATYLQDPDGISIEVYRDRPRGDWRVTTQGEIIGGGDPLDRTALDAAAGDLPWRGLPSGTTLGHLHFYVGDLDSAARFYHDGLGLPKTTWNFPGALFLGAGGYHHHLGLNTWAAGSASSGHDDARLLTWELVLPDEMSVARAAQSLARAGFPTTATPTGLLATDPWGITVCLRPA, via the coding sequence ATGCAACTGCCCGTCACGGTGCCCTACCTCAGTCTGCCCGCCGACCACATCGGTCTCAATCCTCCTCACCATGTCGCGCCTGAAAACATTCAGCTCGGTCTCGTCTCGCTCCAGGTGGCCGACCTCGACCGCTCGCTGGATTTCTATACCCGGGTCATCGGCTTTGCCGTTCATCAGCGTGGCGATCAAGATGGACGCCGCCACGCGAGCCTGGGCGTGGAAGGAGGGCCTGCGCTTCTGGCACTGTCCGAAAAGCCGGGCGTGCGTCCGGCCCCCCACCGCGGCCGACTGGGGATTTATCACTTCGCGGTCCTGCTGCCCAGTCAGGCCGATCTGGGCCGCTTCATTCGTCATGCCCTAGCCCAGGGAGCACATGTCGGGCAATCCGATCATCACTTCAGCGAGGCCACCTATCTGCAAGATCCGGACGGTATCAGCATCGAGGTCTACCGCGACCGTCCCCGCGGTGACTGGCGCGTCACGACACAGGGTGAGATCATCGGCGGCGGCGATCCTCTGGACCGCACGGCGCTCGATGCCGCCGCCGGCGATCTTCCCTGGCGTGGACTGCCCAGCGGTACCACCCTCGGTCATTTGCATTTCTACGTCGGAGATCTGGACAGTGCGGCCCGCTTCTATCACGACGGTCTCGGCCTTCCGAAGACCACCTGGAATTTTCCGGGTGCTCTGTTCCTGGGTGCTGGCGGTTACCACCATCATCTGGGGCTGAATACCTGGGCCGCTGGCAGCGCATCCTCCGGGCATGACGACGCCCGCCTGCTGACCTGGGAACTGGTGTTGCCCGATGAAATGAGTGTAGCGCGTGCGGCCCAAAGCCTCGCTCGGGCCGGGTTTCCTACCACGGCCACGCCCACCGGCCTGCTTGCCACCGATCCTTGGGGCATCACCGTTTGCCTCCGTCCTGCCTGA